A segment of the Oncorhynchus nerka isolate Pitt River linkage group LG19, Oner_Uvic_2.0, whole genome shotgun sequence genome:
agttttggcaagtcggttaggacatctactctgtGCATGACTCTGTggattccaacaattgttcacagacagattatttcacaattccagtgggtcagaagtttacatacactaagttgactgtgcctttaaacagcttggaaaattccagaaaatcatggcatgactttagaagcttctgataggctaattgacataatttgagtcaattggaggtgtacctgtggatgtatttcaacgcctaccttcaaactcagtgcctctttgcttgacatcatggggaaatctaaagaaatctgccaagacctcagaaaaaacatttgtagacctccacaagtctggtttatccttgggggcaatttccaaacgcctgaaggtaccacgttcatctgtagaaataatagtacgcaagaataaacaccatgggaccacgcagccgtcataccgctcaggaaggagacgcgtctcctagagattaacatactttggtgcgaaaagtgcaaatcaatcccagaacaacaacaaaggaccttgtgaagatgctggaggaaacaggtacaaaagtatctatatccacagtaaaacgagtcctatatcgacataacctgaaaggccgctcagcaaggaagaagccactgctccaaaaccgccataaaaaagccagactacggtttgcacctgatcatactttttggagaaatgtcctctggtctgatgaagcaaaaatagaactgtttggccataatgaccatcgttatgtttggaggaaaaagggagagccttgcaagccaaagaacactatcccaaccgtgaagcactggggtgtcagcatcattttgtgggggtgctttgctgcaggagggactggtgcacttcacaaaatacatggcattatgaggaaggaaaattatgtggatatattgaagcaacatctcaagacatcggtcaggaagttaaagcttgattccaaatgggtcttctaaatggacaattttttattttacctttatttaaccaggcaagtcagttaagaacaaattcttattgtcaatgacggcctaggaacagtgggttaactgcctgttcaggggcagaacgacagaacgacaccttgtcagctcgggggtttgaacttgcaaccttccggttactagtccaacgctctaaccactaggctaccctgccgcctctacactctaaccactaggctatcctgccaccCCCAATGAaaccaagcatacttccgaagttgtggcaaaatggcttaaaggacaacaaagtcaaggtattggagtagccatcacaaagccctgacctcaatcccatagaaaatttgtgggcaaaactgaaaatgcgtgtgcgagcaaggaggcctacaaacccgactcagttacaccagctctgtcaggaggaatgggccaaaattcgcccaatttattgtgggaagctggtggaatgctacctgaaacgtttgacccaatttaaagtcaatgctaacaaatactaattgagtgtatataaacttctgacccactgggaatgtgctgaaagaaataaaagctgaaataaatcattccctctactattattctgacaattcacaatcttaaaataaagtggttatcctaactgacctaaaacatggaattatttactaggattaaatatcagaaatagtgaaaaactgtgtttaaatgtattttataaacttctgacttcaacataGGACCAGTTAGGGGGTGGGGCCTGTTTTGCTCTTTATTTCTCCTCTTTGGTTCATCAAGTAAGGAGAAGGCTGATGACATCACAGATTCCAATCAGACTAACTCCTTGAATGCCCTACTGTTTGAGGTTTTCAGTTGTGTAAAAAACAAAATACCTATTTTTCTCAAAAAAACTTTTTACCCtagtgtgtgtactttactgtatttatacttgggAAATCGCTTTTCAACAATAAAAGTAAAACAAATCGCTGGAGGACATCTTTAAATGTTGGAAAGGGACTCTATAAAGCAAATGACAATTTAATCTCTGCTTCAGGGTCCTCATTCCTACCTTGTTGCTCAGGGCCTCAATCTTATCCTGGTCCAGTCGATGCTGTCTGTTACCTGCCTCCATGGTGGTGGTGAAGCGTTCTACCTCTCggttcaacacacacaccacattctCAAACGTCCCCACCTTCACCTCCAGGTCAGTGCACCTGCGTCCCAGCTCCGCCACCTTGGTCTTCTCACTGTGGAGCTGCAGCTCCAGGGCCGCCCCCACCGAGCTAGGCAAGGGGGTGAAGGAGGTGGACACGGTCAGGGTTGGGACCGGGGCGGGAGGTGGAGGCAGAGGAAGAGCCGGGGTAGGAGGCCCCGGGAGAcctaaggaggaagaggaggaggtgaccCCCTGCACGGGAGGCCCGATCGAGGTGGTGCTGATCTGGGAGACGCGGACCTCCAGCTCCCTGAGGGAATGGTGGAGGTCCAGGAGCTTGTGTCCGGCTAGCTCCAGTCCCTGCGGCTGCAGGCCCTCCATGCTCACCTTCAGGGATACATAAGTAAACACTGAGAAAATAACCACTCCCTCAACAAAATaaaaaggagctgatcgtagacTAGGAGACAGAAGATACTGTGTATTTAAATACTGTATTCTCGACAAAGCTCATTCTAATACTTCTTCTCGACATAGTTCACTCGAATATATCTACTGCGTACATACCATTTTTAGTATATCTTGGGGGAACACATCCGGTGTACATACATATagattgcatttggattactgttacTGTGCTATTTCGTGTAAATTCAATTTGTTTTCCGATGTTTCTTGATtcacaattttttattttaattatttGTCTACTTCATTGACATTTTACTGctttgttaggagctagtaacaaaCATTCTGCTGcacccgctataacatctgctaaactgtgcacgcgaccaataaactttgatttgacgaGGCAAGTAAATGCTAAAGCTAatctaaatgctaacgctaatgtaACTGCTAAGTAAATGCTAAAGCTAatctaaatgctaacgctaacgTAACTGCTAAGTAAATGCTAAAGCTAATCTAAATGCTAACGCGAACATAATTACAAAGTAAATGTTAAAGCTAATCTAAATGCTAACGCGAACATAACTGCTAAGTAAATGCTAAAGCTAatctaaatgctaacgctaacgTAACTGCTAGGTAAATGCTAAAGCTAatctaaatgctaacgctaacatAACTGCTAAGTAAATGCTAATGCCACCAACCATAATTTAGAGTAATATGTGTGTACACTGCTATTCACCAAACAAAAAGGTGTACAAACAGCATTTCCGCTCCGCTACATCCATGCTCACCCTCACCTTCATGCCCATAATGTAGTGTAGCAGCAGGTTGAGGTGTTCGTAAGCGCAGGCCCTCTCGTGGTCGTGgatcctctccttctccacctgcacagagagcgggggagaggacAGCTGTTTTAACAGTAGCACCTTAACCAGGTATTAACATGGTCAAATGGTAATTACACAGTAACAACCTTGTTTGTTTCATTAGGATTGGTTAAAACCATAGCTCTGAAAAGATAAAAAAGTTACTTACTGACATATCACACCCAACAACATGGAATCTGCACGGCGTTCTGAATTTGCTGCAGAACTTAATGTGGTCCACATACTTGGGGAAAAAgccaaagaagaaaaaaagacaaTGATTTGACAAGTTCTACAGCCATTTCAAACATCATCCTTCTTAAAATAGTGTGGATTCTTTTTCTCTCAATACTGTGCTTCCTTTTCTGTCATGCATTTTCCAAATGCATTCAGTCACAAGTTCCCAATGACAATATAAAATCGGCTATATTGTGTGTGTTGAAGATTTAACAACTCACCTTCTCCCTGGGGATTTTCTTCTTGGCACAGCCTTCACAGATCATGGGGTACTTGGGGCAGATCTCGTCGTGGGCCTAAAAAGGACATGTTTTTGTATAGCTTCTTACACAAATTGATGCTAATACTCCTTGCCATCTTGACGCGATCATAAACCAGCCATTTGAGAGATTTAACAACCAACAGACGGATGGATGTGTGTTCTCTCAGAGCCTGCATTATTTCTCACCTTGATGTTTTTGAAATGAAATGGTTCCTTGCAGTACTTGCAGTTGAGGGTTCTCTCAGGGCACTCTCGCTCGTTGTGGCGTTCCTGTTCGTTGAAGCGGATCTGTTCTTTACAGGAAGGGCAGGGGATGATCATGAACTCACACTTCTCTTCGTGGCTCAACTGTAAGAGACCGAAAATAAAGTTAGGATTCACTTGGCTTTAGTATACGTTCATAACAGTGTAACCAAGGATCTTCGGTCAAACTGATCGTGACAAAAGAGCAAAGCAAAACCcagaaatacactacagtactgagATGCATTGCTTACAAGCATTTCTGGCACATTGGTGCTCCTTCTTTTCAATAATGCATGTCTGTCTAAATGCATCGTCTGAACGATGAAAAGGTTGATAAATCAGTCTAAAAAACAAGCAACTAACCTCGTATTCTTTAATATTGCCTTTCCAAGTGCAACCTTCGTtgatgcagacagcagagaggTTTTCGACCTCTCTTCGAGCTGCGTTGTCAGGAAAAGCCTGCAGAAGTGAGAGCAAACAAAAATGGAGGCTTTTGCTGTTACAGTTTAATCGGTCCTGTTTTCCAAACGCATCATTTATgattgtgaggtgtgtgtgtgtgtgtgtgtgtgtgtgtgtgtgtgtgtgtgtgtgtgtgtgtgtgtgtgtttgtgagatagAGATAAGTGCACACGCTCCAAATAGCGAGGACGCACTGGCACTACCTTTGCATTATACAACACAAGGAGAAGCTACTGTACACACGGATAACACCAGCTAGACATTACTTCTGAATGACAGGGCTTTTATAAAACCAGTGTAAACAAGGTCCGATTCAAAAGTTGAATGACATCACCAGTATTTAAAGGATACATTTAGATCTCACTTTTTCTTTGGGACGATGAACTGACACTGGAATAAAAGACTGGAGAAGAagctcctagagattaacatcttttaaatacagtgcatttgaaaaccccttgatttttttccccacattttgttacgttttatggccttattctaaaatgtattaaatcgttttttccccctcatcaatcaacaaacaataccacataatgacaaagcaaaaactgtaaGATATTTTTGCACatttcaaaaaaatgtttttactgaaatatcacatttacataagtattcagacccttactcagtactttgttgaagcaccgtttggcagcgattacagcctctagtcttcttgagtatgacgctacaagcttggcacacctgtatttggggagtttctcccattcttctctgcagattctctcaagctctgtcaggtagggtggggagtgtcgctgcacagctattttaaggtctctccagagatgtctgatcaggttcaagtccgggctctggctgggccactaaaggacatGCTGAGACttatcccaaagccactcctgcgttgtcttggctgtgtgtttagggtcattgtcctgttggaaggtgaacctttgtcccagtctgaggtcctgagctctctggagcaggttttcatcaaggatctcttggtactttgctccgttcatctttccctcaatcctgtttagtctctcagtccctgccgctgaaagaaatccccacaacatgatgctgccaccactatgcttcaccgtagggatggtgccaggtttcctccagacgtgatgcgtggcattcaggccaaagagttcaatctgtttcagcagaccagacaatcttgtatctcatggtctgagtctttaggtgtccaagcgggctgtcatgtgccttttactgaggagtggcttccgtctggccactctatcacaaaggcctgattggtggttgtccttctggaaggtcacCCCTTCTCTACAGAGGagatctggagctctgtcagagtgaccatcgggttcttggtcacctccctgaggcccttctcccccgattgcttagtttggctaggtggccagctctaggaagagtcttggtggttccaaacttcttccatttaagaatgatggaggccactgtgctctttgggaccttcaatgctgcagacatgttttagtacccttccccagatctgtgcctcgacacaatcctgtctcggagctctacagacaatttgttcgacctcatgggttggtttttgctctgacatgtactgtcaactgtgggaccttatatagacgtgtgtgtgcctttccaaatcatgtccaatcaatcgaatttacctcaggtggactccaatcaagttgtagaaacatctcaaggatgatcaatggaaacaggatgcaccagagctcaatttcaagtctcatagcaaagggtctgaacacttatgaaaataatgtatttctgttttttatttttaatatattggtaaacaattctaaaaacctgttttcactttttcaATTATTGGGTGTTATGTGTGGATTgattaggattttttttttttttttttaacatccaTTGTAGAATAcagttgtaacgtaacaaaatgtggaaaaagccaaggggcctgaatactttcctaatgcactgtatgtattcaAGAGCAAGTGTGCCTATATGTTCACAAAGACCAACATTGTAGACACTTACGCAGCCTTGTTTTAGAATTGACGTGGGCTCTTCAAAAATGTCCTCTTTGATACACGCATTGCATTTCTGAGGTCCATCTCTGCAATGGGAATATGTTGTCAACAAACAGTACAAAAGAATAGTACAGTGTGTCATATTGTCAAATgtgtaatatacactgagtgtacaaaacactccttacattgagttgcaccccgcccccctcttttgccctcagaacatcctcaattcgtcggggcatggattctacaaggtgtcgaaagcattccacagggatgctggcccatgttgactccaatgcttcccacaattgtgtcaagttggctggatgcagtggtggagaaagtacccaattgtcatacttgagtaaaagtaaagataccttaacagaaaatgacttacccagtaaaatactacttgagtaaaagtctaaaagtatttggttttacatatacttaagtatcaaaagtaaattgaattgctaaaatatacttaagcattAAAAGTAGgtaaaaataatttcaaattccttatattaagcaaaccagatgtcaccattacattttttttaaatgtacggatagccaggggcacactccaacatcatttacaaacgaagcatttgtgtttagtgagtctgccagatcagaggcagtagggatgataagagatgttctcttgagaagtgtgtgaaatggaccattttcctgtcctgctaagcattcaaaatgtaactagtacttttgggtgtcagggaaaatgtatggagtaaaaagtacataatcgtctttaggaatgtagtgaagtaaaagttgtccaaaatataaatagtaaagtaaagtacagat
Coding sequences within it:
- the LOC115147161 gene encoding TNF receptor-associated factor 2-like, with the translated sequence MATQEPSPPSSMESNKPGFPKKILANKLEDKHLCNCCHNLLRRPFQAQCGHRFCSYCFNMTVRDGPQKCNACIKEDIFEEPTSILKQGCAFPDNAARREVENLSAVCINEGCTWKGNIKEYELSHEEKCEFMIIPCPSCKEQIRFNEQERHNERECPERTLNCKYCKEPFHFKNIKAHDEICPKYPMICEGCAKKKIPREKYVDHIKFCSKFRTPCRFHVVGCDMSVEKERIHDHERACAYEHLNLLLHYIMGMKVSMEGLQPQGLELAGHKLLDLHHSLRELEVRVSQISTTSIGPPVQGVTSSSSSLGLPGPPTPALPLPPPPAPVPTLTVSTSFTPLPSSVGAALELQLHSEKTKVAELGRRCTDLEVKVGTFENVVCVLNREVERFTTTMEAGNRQHRLDQDKIEALSNKVRQLERTVGLKDLTVAEMEGRLREMSATTFDGVFVWRISDFTKKRQDAIAGRAPAMFSPAFYTSKYGYKMCLRIYLNGDGTGRGSHLSLFFVVMRGLSDALLKWPFNQKVTLMLLDQSSREHIIDAFRPDITSSSFQRPVSEMNIASGCPLFCPLSKLDAKNSYIRDDIIFIKAIVDLTGL